A single Desulfobaculum xiamenense DNA region contains:
- a CDS encoding type II secretion system F family protein, which yields MPTFHYVAFDADNRKTKGYVEADSPARAMTMLRDKGLTPLKFSPVAEGGSARPGAMLSRLIGKGGIRISESFYYLGILIQSGHSLAKGLDLIGRMTTGRGSRIWLDIRDKVEQGTPFSRALEDYPRQFPAVYVGMIRVAESTGRLGAVLEQVARNEERRSEVQGRLATAMAYPGVILCVGLGAVWFLLANVLPKIATIFQASGSELPATTSMLLAVSGVMESLGAGVLLVPLALALGAVAAVRRIPAAGLLLSRMTWRIPVVQKFLLARFSGLLGFQIEAGIPLVQAMESSARAVPSPFLRAKILEARQEVAAGRPLDKVLEAQGIFPEVYILTLASGQRTGQLGPFLTRVTGIMERDVDNVLKRIVALAEPLLILGVGLVIAFIVVAILEPIFNLTTLVK from the coding sequence ATGCCCACATTCCACTACGTTGCATTCGACGCCGACAACCGGAAGACGAAGGGATACGTGGAGGCGGACAGCCCCGCACGCGCCATGACGATGCTTCGCGACAAGGGGCTGACGCCGCTCAAGTTCTCGCCGGTGGCCGAGGGCGGCTCCGCCAGGCCGGGGGCCATGCTGTCCCGCCTCATCGGCAAGGGCGGCATCCGCATCTCGGAATCGTTCTACTACCTCGGCATCCTCATCCAGAGCGGGCATTCCCTCGCCAAGGGCCTCGACCTCATCGGCAGAATGACCACGGGGCGCGGCTCGCGCATCTGGCTCGACATCCGCGACAAGGTGGAACAGGGCACGCCCTTCTCCCGCGCGCTGGAGGACTATCCGCGCCAGTTTCCGGCCGTGTACGTGGGCATGATCCGCGTCGCGGAAAGCACCGGACGCCTCGGCGCAGTGCTCGAACAGGTGGCCCGCAACGAAGAGCGCCGCAGCGAGGTGCAGGGGCGTCTGGCCACCGCCATGGCCTATCCGGGGGTGATCCTGTGTGTGGGGCTTGGCGCGGTGTGGTTCCTGCTGGCCAACGTGCTCCCCAAGATCGCCACGATCTTTCAGGCATCGGGCAGCGAGCTCCCCGCCACCACCAGCATGCTTCTCGCCGTGAGCGGGGTCATGGAATCCCTCGGCGCGGGCGTGCTCCTCGTTCCGCTCGCCCTCGCGCTCGGCGCTGTGGCGGCGGTGCGGCGCATCCCTGCGGCCGGGCTTCTGCTCTCGCGCATGACGTGGCGGATTCCCGTGGTCCAAAAGTTCCTGCTCGCCCGCTTCTCGGGCCTGCTCGGCTTCCAGATCGAGGCGGGCATCCCGCTGGTGCAGGCCATGGAAAGCTCGGCGCGGGCGGTGCCGTCGCCCTTCCTGCGGGCAAAGATTCTCGAAGCGCGACAGGAGGTCGCCGCCGGGCGTCCGCTGGACAAGGTTCTCGAAGCGCAGGGCATCTTTCCCGAAGTCTACATCCTCACCCTCGCCTCGGGCCAGCGCACCGGCCAACTCGGCCCGTTCCTCACCCGCGTGACGGGCATCATGGAGCGCGACGTGGACAACGTGCTCAAACGCATCGTCGCCCTTGCCGAGCCGCTGCTCATCCTCGGGGTGGGCCTCGTCATCGCCTTCATCGTGGTGGCCATCCTCGAACCCATCTTCAACCTGACCACGCTGGTCAAATAA
- a CDS encoding STT3 domain-containing protein, with product MAGDLGILRRCETVGLDESRPLLVLGWVLFLAYLCAVLYVQHWNTADNAANFAEEGRPLLRNLDGYYYLRLAREMNEGVYAPVDELRGAPRPYPPPLLAALTAWVHNGVGGSYEAAAYELPPMLAMSLALLLMLAGRMLGNAWTGLVAAFAAFCAEHWMIRAGPGFFDTDCLNPSLVLAAGLFLYGFVSERGRARWWHFGFMALTWTVLAAWWHAWVAPAAVAAVAYALTGHLPVHRFERGVKLIIAAAAVACVGFLALYLGGVVDTGPRMLLSAADHLRLVAGMDASSMPDVGRSVQELGTADMQDAGAAILGGWGAVCLALVGLIHLSVRRPLFVLCLLPCMALGAVSVFSSRFYIFATPVLALGYGHLAVSAARLFRMPQLAAVPGLRDAMLALAFVALLAPGMVRCATRWVGPAVNAGDVQGIRALASEMPAGGWVWSWWDYGYMIQNYAGLPTVCDGGRTGPGLLFATAYPLAQDDPGTAARWMRFIARHGEGGMDILAEVLGGRSGVLALVDEVFADPQGAPQAFARRGIPWGDDLREFLFPDIAVGVFLNGRTLDMAYWWDYFGRRAPRGIDPTGRGFVIDRQPLAELVPDRAAGRVRYAGRGDVEVGGMVDVRDGQVAVTETGQPGPVFIAVHDEKFGYFVSRRLFDSVALRLLFRPESTRGHFRAVSVRPGHGGAWRVIGEAS from the coding sequence ATGGCGGGTGATCTAGGCATACTGCGGCGCTGCGAGACGGTGGGACTCGACGAGAGCAGGCCCCTGCTGGTCCTCGGCTGGGTGCTCTTTCTCGCGTACCTGTGCGCCGTTCTCTATGTCCAGCATTGGAACACCGCCGACAACGCCGCGAACTTCGCGGAGGAGGGACGTCCGCTCCTGCGCAATCTCGATGGGTACTACTACCTGCGCCTCGCGCGGGAGATGAACGAGGGTGTGTACGCGCCCGTGGACGAACTTCGCGGCGCGCCAAGGCCGTATCCGCCGCCCCTTCTCGCTGCGCTGACGGCGTGGGTCCATAACGGCGTTGGCGGGAGCTACGAGGCCGCGGCCTACGAACTCCCCCCCATGCTCGCCATGAGCCTTGCGCTGCTGCTCATGCTGGCGGGGCGAATGCTCGGGAATGCGTGGACGGGACTGGTGGCGGCGTTCGCGGCCTTTTGCGCGGAGCACTGGATGATTCGCGCCGGACCGGGATTCTTCGACACGGATTGCCTGAATCCGTCGCTGGTGCTCGCCGCCGGGCTGTTTCTGTACGGATTCGTGAGCGAGCGGGGACGCGCCCGCTGGTGGCATTTCGGATTCATGGCCCTCACGTGGACCGTGCTGGCGGCGTGGTGGCATGCGTGGGTGGCTCCGGCAGCGGTTGCGGCCGTAGCCTATGCGCTGACCGGGCACCTTCCGGTCCATCGCTTCGAGCGCGGGGTGAAGCTCATCATCGCCGCCGCGGCCGTGGCCTGTGTGGGCTTTCTGGCACTGTACCTCGGCGGGGTGGTCGATACCGGGCCGCGCATGCTGCTTTCCGCCGCAGACCATCTGCGGCTGGTGGCGGGGATGGATGCTTCGTCCATGCCGGACGTCGGGCGTTCGGTGCAGGAACTCGGGACGGCGGACATGCAGGACGCCGGGGCGGCCATCCTTGGCGGCTGGGGGGCGGTGTGCCTTGCTTTGGTCGGGCTGATCCACCTTTCGGTCCGCCGACCGCTGTTCGTGCTCTGTCTGCTGCCGTGCATGGCGCTTGGCGCGGTGAGTGTGTTCTCGTCGCGGTTCTACATCTTCGCCACGCCGGTGCTTGCGCTTGGATACGGGCATCTGGCCGTCTCCGCGGCGCGGCTGTTCCGCATGCCGCAGTTGGCCGCCGTGCCCGGCCTGCGCGATGCCATGCTCGCTCTCGCCTTTGTCGCGCTACTGGCCCCCGGCATGGTTCGCTGCGCCACGCGCTGGGTCGGCCCCGCCGTGAACGCGGGGGACGTGCAAGGCATCCGGGCGCTCGCCTCGGAGATGCCCGCTGGCGGATGGGTCTGGAGCTGGTGGGACTACGGCTACATGATCCAGAACTACGCGGGGTTGCCCACCGTGTGCGACGGCGGGCGCACCGGACCGGGGCTGCTCTTCGCCACGGCCTATCCGCTGGCGCAGGACGATCCGGGAACCGCGGCGCGCTGGATGCGCTTCATCGCGCGCCATGGCGAGGGTGGTATGGACATCCTCGCGGAGGTACTCGGGGGGCGCTCTGGCGTTCTCGCGCTGGTGGACGAGGTGTTCGCCGATCCGCAGGGTGCGCCGCAGGCCTTTGCGCGGCGGGGAATACCGTGGGGCGACGACCTGCGCGAGTTTCTGTTTCCGGATATCGCCGTGGGGGTGTTTCTCAATGGGCGGACCCTCGATATGGCCTACTGGTGGGACTATTTCGGACGCAGGGCGCCAAGGGGCATTGATCCCACGGGGCGCGGGTTCGTCATCGACAGGCAGCCCCTCGCCGAGCTTGTCCCGGACCGGGCGGCCGGGCGCGTGCGCTACGCGGGGCGGGGGGATGTGGAGGTCGGCGGCATGGTGGATGTGCGGGACGGGCAGGTTGCCGTGACGGAGACGGGGCAGCCGGGACCGGTGTTCATAGCCGTCCATGACGAGAAATTCGGGTATTTCGTGAGCAGGAGACTGTTCGATAGCGTTGCGCTGCGTCTGCTGTTTCGGCCGGAGAGCACGCGTGGGCATTTCAGGGCCGTGAGCGTGCGGCCGGGGCACGGCGGCGCGTGGCGCGTGATCGGGGAGGCATCGTGA
- a CDS encoding glycosyltransferase: protein MRILHLGKYYAPHAGGIENFVADLAREQVRGGDEVMVLAHGDRPFAPPLTEVIHGVLVRRVRTFGTLVHTPLSPGFGWELARALRSFRPDVVHAHVPNVSAFWMLLARKSIPLVLHWHSDVVPSAHDAGLRRLYAPYAVFERMLLERADAVIATSAPYMQTSAALRRVRGKCRVVPLGVAPERVEFSLRERDGAGRGRVPMVLAVGRFAYYKGFEHLVHAMRGLEDARLVIAGDGPMRGRVEALVDALELGCRVSLPGRVSDEELRRHWSEATVFCLPSIERTEAFGVAMVEAMAYGLPVVSTDIPGSGVGFVNHHGVTGLVVPPGDASALADAIGTLLDDAAGREAMGRAARKRFDEFFHIGPVRESVSDVYGELLGHVAMPLRQTAEAR, encoded by the coding sequence ATGCGGATTCTGCATCTCGGCAAGTACTACGCCCCGCATGCGGGGGGCATCGAGAACTTCGTGGCGGACCTCGCTCGTGAGCAGGTTCGCGGCGGCGACGAGGTCATGGTCCTCGCTCACGGGGATCGGCCGTTCGCGCCGCCCCTCACGGAGGTCATCCACGGGGTACTCGTGCGCCGGGTGCGGACTTTCGGAACCCTTGTGCACACGCCGCTTTCGCCGGGCTTCGGCTGGGAGCTGGCGCGTGCGCTGCGTTCGTTTCGACCCGATGTGGTCCATGCCCATGTGCCGAACGTCTCGGCGTTCTGGATGCTGTTGGCTCGCAAGTCCATTCCGCTGGTGCTGCACTGGCACTCCGACGTGGTGCCCTCGGCGCACGATGCGGGGCTGCGCCGCCTCTACGCTCCCTATGCCGTATTCGAGCGCATGCTGCTTGAGCGGGCGGACGCGGTGATCGCCACGTCCGCACCGTACATGCAAACCAGCGCCGCCCTGCGGCGGGTGCGTGGCAAGTGTCGAGTGGTGCCGCTTGGCGTCGCTCCTGAGCGCGTGGAGTTTTCCCTTCGGGAGCGAGATGGCGCGGGGCGCGGCCGGGTGCCCATGGTGCTCGCGGTGGGGCGGTTCGCCTACTACAAGGGCTTCGAACATCTGGTCCATGCCATGCGTGGGCTGGAGGACGCCCGGCTGGTCATCGCCGGGGACGGACCCATGCGTGGGCGTGTCGAGGCGTTGGTGGACGCGCTGGAGCTTGGCTGCCGCGTGTCGCTGCCCGGTCGGGTGAGTGATGAGGAATTGCGGCGGCACTGGTCGGAGGCGACGGTGTTCTGCCTGCCGTCCATCGAGCGGACCGAGGCTTTTGGGGTGGCCATGGTCGAGGCCATGGCCTACGGGCTGCCGGTTGTATCGACGGACATCCCCGGTTCCGGCGTCGGGTTCGTCAACCACCATGGCGTGACGGGACTGGTGGTCCCGCCGGGAGACGCTTCCGCGCTTGCGGACGCCATCGGCACACTGCTTGATGATGCTGCCGGTCGCGAGGCAATGGGGCGTGCGGCCCGCAAGCGCTTCGACGAATTCTTCCACATAGGTCCGGTGCGCGAGAGCGTTTCGGACGTGTACGGCGAGCTGCTCGGGCATGTCGCGATGCCCCTGCGGCAAACGGCGGAGGCGCGATGA
- a CDS encoding STT3 domain-containing protein has product MTAMRHATWGWTALFVLAFAYGLASFVDDWLFLGSQPLFLYNGAPMLRATDGYHFLDLARGVFEGRAAPTAVPLLSALTAWVAMLSGVGLETVACLVPPVVASLTACVYVLWGRTLTGNPGATLIAAVIGLSVPYWHVRANVGYLDTDCLNILLVGLGCWLFMRFETDTGQRRFVWLGLMCAVLGVFVWWWRAGAAVFAGLVACCHVLSLPFATTRAQRASRIALAALMACGLAAYLVGGLAVFPVWAVVPMEAALNHLHLVMHGEELVYPSVAVSIGELKPPDFSEISGYVGGWLPAFLVGMIGAGLAVWRRPRQCLYLLPLAVLGTMAFLSARFMLFLVPVVGIGVGVAVHEAWVLAAQVRRWRRVAQGAVALVALGVVSVPVMGAFHSATPPVFAKPEALLASVLREAPAGDTVVWAWWDYGYMLKYFSGRRPYFDGGSQDPVNTFTAAWALAAPDEAQARNLMRFFAARGPGALGYIQMMLGTPERTVEFLKTVFAEGADVPGILAGYGLQQPELAEFLFPEADVYVYLPMSSMDKAPWIYYFGRWDVGGGQGVKPVFETLPRSEYRLRLRSGRLVGGGTDRALSCVIHVGPDGVGVRRFDAGGEAAVVDIAALPHLFLVDGAYLDTTLFRLLFIQPNGTRHFRPVVYDSRFGGVWRVI; this is encoded by the coding sequence ATGACGGCGATGCGGCATGCGACATGGGGATGGACGGCCCTCTTCGTTCTCGCCTTTGCCTACGGGCTGGCGAGTTTCGTGGACGATTGGCTCTTCCTCGGCAGTCAGCCGCTGTTCCTCTACAACGGTGCGCCCATGCTCCGCGCCACGGACGGCTATCATTTTCTCGATCTGGCCCGTGGTGTGTTCGAGGGCCGCGCCGCGCCCACGGCGGTGCCGCTTCTTTCCGCCTTGACGGCGTGGGTGGCGATGCTTTCCGGCGTGGGGCTTGAAACCGTGGCCTGCCTCGTGCCGCCGGTGGTGGCCTCGCTGACGGCGTGCGTCTATGTGCTCTGGGGGCGGACGCTGACCGGGAATCCCGGTGCGACGCTCATCGCGGCGGTCATCGGGCTGTCCGTTCCCTACTGGCACGTGCGGGCCAACGTCGGCTACCTCGACACGGATTGCCTGAACATTCTGCTGGTCGGGCTGGGATGCTGGCTGTTCATGCGCTTCGAGACCGACACCGGGCAGCGGCGCTTCGTGTGGCTGGGCCTCATGTGTGCGGTGCTTGGCGTCTTCGTGTGGTGGTGGCGGGCCGGGGCGGCGGTCTTCGCCGGGCTGGTGGCCTGCTGCCACGTGCTGTCGCTGCCGTTTGCGACCACTCGCGCACAGCGTGCCTCGCGCATCGCCCTTGCCGCACTCATGGCCTGTGGGTTGGCGGCGTATCTCGTGGGCGGGTTGGCGGTTTTTCCCGTGTGGGCCGTGGTGCCCATGGAGGCCGCGCTGAACCATTTGCATCTCGTGATGCATGGGGAGGAACTGGTCTATCCGTCGGTCGCCGTCTCCATTGGCGAACTCAAGCCGCCGGACTTTTCGGAGATATCTGGATACGTGGGCGGCTGGCTTCCCGCGTTTCTCGTGGGAATGATCGGTGCCGGGCTGGCGGTGTGGCGCAGACCGAGACAGTGTCTGTATTTGCTGCCGCTTGCTGTGCTTGGCACCATGGCCTTCCTTTCCGCGCGCTTCATGCTGTTTCTGGTGCCCGTGGTAGGGATTGGCGTTGGCGTGGCGGTTCATGAGGCGTGGGTCCTTGCGGCGCAGGTGCGCAGGTGGCGACGCGTCGCGCAGGGGGCGGTGGCGCTGGTCGCTCTGGGCGTTGTGTCGGTGCCGGTCATGGGGGCCTTCCACAGCGCGACACCGCCCGTATTCGCTAAGCCCGAGGCGCTTCTCGCGTCGGTCCTGCGCGAGGCTCCGGCCGGGGACACGGTGGTCTGGGCGTGGTGGGACTACGGCTACATGCTCAAGTATTTTTCGGGGCGTAGGCCCTATTTCGACGGTGGCAGTCAGGACCCCGTCAACACCTTCACCGCCGCATGGGCGCTGGCCGCTCCGGACGAGGCGCAGGCGCGCAACCTGATGCGCTTCTTCGCCGCGCGTGGGCCGGGGGCGCTGGGCTACATCCAGATGATGCTCGGCACGCCGGAGCGCACAGTGGAATTCCTGAAGACGGTCTTCGCCGAGGGGGCGGACGTGCCGGGCATCCTTGCCGGGTATGGATTGCAGCAGCCGGAGCTTGCCGAATTTCTGTTCCCCGAGGCGGACGTGTATGTGTACCTGCCCATGAGTTCCATGGATAAGGCCCCGTGGATCTATTATTTCGGGCGCTGGGACGTGGGCGGCGGACAGGGCGTGAAGCCGGTCTTCGAGACGTTGCCGCGCTCCGAGTACCGCCTGCGCCTGCGTAGCGGCCGGCTGGTGGGCGGCGGCACGGACCGCGCGCTGTCCTGCGTCATCCATGTGGGACCGGACGGGGTCGGCGTGCGGCGTTTCGACGCCGGGGGCGAGGCGGCTGTGGTGGACATCGCCGCGTTGCCGCACCTGTTCCTCGTCGATGGCGCGTATCTCGACACCACGTTGTTTAGGCTGCTGTTCATCCAGCCCAACGGAACGCGGCATTTCCGTCCCGTGGTCTACGATTCGAGGTTTGGAGGCGTATGGCGGGTGATCTAG
- a CDS encoding transglutaminase domain-containing protein: MVLCVLCVGCAAHGPKAGHDLIVPDEAAGAKEAALRVERVLADAGDNAPELLQFLNLYEPGTPRHRAAWFLVANLPVADAVSMSADELAEYVDYAFIARGATPWGPSIPWSIFLRYVVPHRSAQEPAQPHRRRFFEQLSPMAVASGDIRRATLAVNRWLFSRAGYAPSSRRDQGVMDTLLRGSGRCEELAIAFIAACRAVCIPARPCLVPAWRHSDGNHLWVEIWAEGGWWPIGAGEMDSDFGVGWFIPPALSAAVAIAPAYGNGPSDEPVFATRRGCTVYNRTEHYTPNGTIAVEIFDEGRPVPAAEAIVFVPEGGGFRRLGRIVCDGRGRGAMDVGGGDYLLGTGRDGRTDYAWVRVEAGGFGGASLDLARERLPEGDRWVRFARYPDIAQALGSAYEAIRAARSEYMNVVEARRLHEFAAIAGITSAVMERGGLARRDEAMVQVRAAGRRGYEVLRLLTRSDAADGETLLDCLLGMSAKDLVAMDVDAAADEARLIAGLRGVSGEGDAAFAAFVMPGRVDDEPHSHWRRAFAERFASLAGRKAPVVATAAVLAAGELRVVESGPLGPPLTLLQNLETGLAAGRRERAAFAVAILRSLGHPARMLRDADWAEYLDGGRWWPLYPGRADAMDDARVAAWYGERGELELRLEDEEGRVAGAAAVYGRDMLLARPLLDGGLEPLDDPDMRYDVARGATVFSLPAGRYLLTLVRRDAQGQPYVRIRTVDIAPGGGVSVVLPLDLPAGGPPGDLG; this comes from the coding sequence GTGGTTCTGTGCGTGCTGTGCGTCGGTTGCGCGGCGCATGGACCGAAGGCGGGACACGATCTCATCGTACCGGATGAGGCGGCCGGAGCCAAGGAAGCCGCCCTGCGCGTGGAGCGTGTTCTTGCCGATGCCGGGGACAACGCGCCGGAACTTCTCCAGTTTCTCAATCTCTACGAACCGGGCACGCCGCGTCACCGCGCCGCGTGGTTTCTCGTCGCGAACCTGCCCGTGGCCGACGCTGTGTCCATGAGCGCCGACGAGTTGGCCGAGTACGTGGATTACGCCTTCATCGCCCGTGGCGCCACGCCATGGGGCCCGTCCATCCCGTGGAGCATCTTCCTGCGCTACGTGGTGCCTCACCGCAGCGCGCAGGAACCGGCCCAGCCCCATCGCCGCCGTTTCTTCGAACAGCTTTCGCCCATGGCCGTGGCCAGTGGCGATATTCGCAGGGCCACGCTGGCCGTGAACCGTTGGCTGTTCTCGCGGGCGGGCTACGCTCCAAGCTCTCGGCGCGATCAGGGCGTGATGGATACCCTGCTTCGCGGGTCCGGGCGCTGCGAGGAACTGGCCATCGCGTTCATCGCGGCGTGCAGGGCGGTGTGCATTCCGGCCCGGCCATGCCTCGTGCCCGCGTGGCGACATAGTGACGGCAATCATCTGTGGGTGGAGATATGGGCCGAGGGCGGCTGGTGGCCCATCGGCGCAGGCGAGATGGATTCCGATTTCGGCGTGGGCTGGTTCATTCCGCCTGCCCTTAGCGCGGCGGTGGCCATCGCGCCCGCCTACGGGAACGGCCCTTCGGATGAGCCCGTCTTTGCGACGCGCAGGGGATGCACCGTCTACAACCGCACGGAGCACTACACGCCAAACGGAACCATCGCCGTGGAGATTTTCGACGAGGGGCGGCCCGTGCCCGCAGCCGAAGCCATTGTCTTCGTGCCCGAAGGCGGGGGATTTCGGCGGCTGGGGCGCATCGTCTGCGACGGACGGGGCCGGGGGGCCATGGACGTGGGCGGCGGCGACTACCTGCTGGGTACGGGGCGTGACGGGCGTACGGATTATGCGTGGGTGCGCGTGGAGGCGGGCGGCTTTGGCGGCGCGTCCCTCGACCTCGCGCGTGAACGCCTGCCGGAGGGCGACCGCTGGGTGCGTTTCGCACGGTATCCGGACATCGCGCAGGCGCTCGGCTCGGCGTACGAGGCCATCCGCGCCGCCCGCAGCGAATACATGAACGTGGTCGAGGCGCGGCGCTTGCACGAGTTCGCGGCCATCGCGGGCATCACTTCGGCGGTCATGGAGCGCGGTGGTCTTGCGCGACGCGACGAGGCCATGGTGCAGGTCCGCGCCGCCGGGCGGCGCGGATACGAGGTGCTGCGCCTCCTGACGCGCTCCGATGCTGCGGACGGTGAAACGCTTCTGGACTGCCTGCTTGGCATGAGCGCCAAGGATCTCGTGGCTATGGACGTGGACGCGGCGGCCGACGAGGCGCGGCTCATCGCCGGGCTTCGCGGCGTGTCCGGTGAGGGGGACGCCGCCTTCGCCGCCTTCGTCATGCCCGGACGGGTGGACGACGAGCCGCATTCGCATTGGCGACGGGCCTTTGCCGAGCGTTTCGCGTCGCTTGCGGGGCGCAAAGCGCCAGTCGTGGCCACGGCTGCAGTGCTGGCTGCGGGAGAGCTACGGGTGGTGGAGTCCGGTCCTCTCGGACCACCGCTGACGCTACTCCAGAATCTGGAAACCGGTCTGGCGGCGGGCAGGCGTGAGCGCGCGGCCTTTGCCGTGGCGATCCTGCGCAGCCTCGGGCATCCGGCGCGGATGCTACGTGATGCGGATTGGGCGGAATATTTGGACGGCGGGCGTTGGTGGCCGCTGTATCCGGGCCGTGCGGACGCGATGGACGATGCCCGTGTGGCCGCATGGTACGGCGAGCGTGGCGAGCTGGAGCTGCGTCTTGAGGACGAGGAGGGCCGTGTGGCCGGGGCTGCGGCCGTCTACGGGCGGGATATGCTGCTGGCGCGTCCGCTGCTCGATGGCGGCCTTGAGCCGCTGGACGATCCGGACATGCGTTATGACGTCGCGCGTGGGGCCACGGTGTTCAGCCTGCCCGCCGGGCGCTACCTGCTGACGCTGGTGCGGCGGGATGCGCAGGGGCAGCCCTACGTTCGCATCCGCACGGTGGACATCGCGCCGGGGGGCGGCGTGTCCGTAGTTCTGCCGTTGGATCTTCCGGCGGGCGGCCCGCCTGGCGATCTCGGCTAG
- a CDS encoding STT3 domain-containing protein — MRFRGEMVLVALWVCISFCAGFGVRALDAPKWDRPDLFVDGRRVMATHDAYAWLAGARGVGLGTGAPLARVVEVVSGVTGAEPESVGFWAPAVAGGLVSVVAALWALALGAPEAALCAGMLSSLASGYFLRSRLGYYDTDMATLLFPLAHCLLLAVWLSPWLRSPLTILTRRPDSDPDSEPPGPGWPFGIGATAVLLGGQWHHDIPNAYAVSFIISAGLVVLLGYPRYRTRLMLGLCIYGLAALHGMIGLALAAGLSVALLMRPQWELLATRRSALVAGFLLAVLVLAPPVLGLGGSVASKVQLYAKASAVDLWDASQREADGAQNASAPVYPDVVQSIIEAGNVTPSETIERMGVSTWAAVAGLAGFAVLVIVRPSALFLLPLAILSFFAMKFGSRFSMFGGPVVAIGLAVPLALWLAHGGGVRRRVLAGVVTTGIGLAALIPAVSGYADIPVASVLRPQHAQALERLEETPRHSVIWTWWDYGYATMFYGGRWTFADGARHTGRFLYPLARVLATPSPMQAAQIMRYSAIFRGEPWDKWDRMSAEDVRDFVDSLATQEIVPPIPVPRYLVVAWENLALASWITYFGSWDPVAGTGRHALCRMLRGDFSVDFETGILTMDGSSVRLATVDELTGEGRDYHSYGGGRLHLVINEPASQAFVMDDAAYHSMLVQLLITPPGEKGLEGSFRLVHEGFPFVRIYEGL; from the coding sequence GTGCGTTTTCGCGGTGAGATGGTGCTCGTGGCCCTCTGGGTGTGCATTTCCTTCTGTGCCGGATTTGGCGTTAGGGCGCTGGATGCGCCCAAGTGGGACAGGCCGGACCTGTTCGTCGACGGGCGGCGGGTCATGGCCACGCATGATGCCTATGCGTGGCTGGCCGGAGCGCGAGGCGTCGGCCTTGGCACCGGAGCGCCGCTGGCGCGCGTTGTCGAGGTCGTCTCCGGTGTGACGGGGGCGGAGCCGGAATCGGTCGGCTTTTGGGCACCGGCCGTGGCCGGGGGGCTGGTCTCCGTCGTCGCGGCCCTGTGGGCGCTGGCTCTTGGCGCTCCGGAGGCCGCGCTGTGCGCCGGAATGCTTTCGTCCCTCGCTTCGGGATATTTCCTGCGTAGCCGCCTCGGCTACTATGACACGGACATGGCGACGCTCCTGTTTCCGCTGGCGCACTGCCTGCTTCTGGCGGTGTGGCTTTCGCCGTGGCTGCGTTCGCCGCTGACAATCCTCACCCGCAGGCCGGACTCCGATCCGGACAGCGAGCCGCCCGGACCGGGCTGGCCCTTCGGCATCGGCGCGACGGCCGTGCTGCTGGGCGGGCAGTGGCATCACGACATTCCCAATGCCTATGCGGTGTCGTTCATCATTTCGGCGGGCCTCGTGGTCCTGCTCGGGTATCCGCGCTACCGTACGCGCCTGATGCTGGGGCTGTGCATCTACGGGCTGGCCGCCTTGCACGGCATGATCGGGCTTGCCCTCGCGGCGGGGCTGTCTGTCGCGCTGCTCATGCGTCCGCAGTGGGAGCTTTTGGCCACGCGCCGTAGCGCGCTGGTGGCGGGATTCCTGCTCGCGGTGCTGGTGCTGGCTCCGCCGGTCCTTGGCCTAGGCGGTTCCGTGGCGAGCAAGGTGCAGCTCTATGCCAAGGCCTCGGCCGTGGACCTTTGGGACGCCTCCCAGCGCGAGGCCGACGGGGCGCAGAACGCGTCCGCGCCGGTGTATCCCGACGTGGTCCAGAGCATCATTGAGGCCGGAAACGTCACCCCTTCGGAAACCATTGAGCGCATGGGCGTTTCGACATGGGCGGCCGTGGCCGGACTGGCGGGCTTCGCCGTGCTGGTGATCGTGCGGCCATCGGCGCTGTTCCTGCTGCCTCTGGCTATCCTGTCGTTTTTTGCCATGAAGTTCGGGTCCCGGTTCTCGATGTTCGGCGGCCCGGTGGTGGCCATCGGGCTGGCCGTGCCGCTGGCGCTGTGGCTGGCCCATGGCGGCGGCGTGCGCCGACGCGTGCTTGCGGGTGTGGTGACCACGGGCATCGGCCTCGCGGCGCTCATCCCGGCCGTCTCGGGCTATGCGGACATTCCCGTGGCCTCCGTGCTGCGCCCCCAGCACGCGCAGGCACTTGAACGGCTCGAAGAGACTCCTCGCCACTCCGTGATCTGGACGTGGTGGGATTACGGCTATGCGACGATGTTCTATGGCGGACGGTGGACCTTCGCCGACGGCGCGCGTCATACGGGGCGTTTTCTGTATCCGCTGGCGCGCGTTCTCGCCACGCCAAGCCCGATGCAGGCGGCGCAGATTATGCGTTACAGCGCCATCTTCCGTGGCGAGCCGTGGGACAAGTGGGACCGCATGAGCGCCGAGGACGTGCGGGATTTCGTGGATTCCCTCGCCACGCAGGAGATTGTTCCGCCGATTCCCGTTCCGCGCTATCTCGTGGTGGCGTGGGAGAATTTGGCGTTGGCCTCGTGGATCACCTACTTCGGATCATGGGACCCCGTGGCAGGAACCGGGCGGCATGCCCTGTGCCGCATGCTGCGCGGCGACTTCAGTGTGGATTTCGAGACCGGCATCCTGACTATGGACGGCTCGTCCGTGCGGCTCGCCACTGTGGACGAACTGACGGGGGAGGGGCGGGACTACCACTCCTATGGCGGCGGGCGGCTGCATCTGGTCATCAACGAACCGGCCTCGCAGGCGTTCGTGATGGATGATGCGGCGTATCACAGCATGCTGGTGCAACTGCTCATCACTCCGCCGGGAGAGAAGGGGCTGGAAGGCTCCTTCCGGCTGGTACACGAGGGTTTTCCGTTCGTGCGCATCTACGAGGGACTGTAG